TGGCCGTGTGTTGTGCTTGGTAGGTGCCCGATGTAGATGGGCCCGCCGGAAGGCACGCACACGGACGAGGTGGTCTTTTTTATGCCCGGAACAGCTGATCTGCCGCTGTCACTGATCGACTTTTGCACCATCTACGAGGGGGAGCGCCCCGGGGACTCCATGGCGCGCTCGGTGCGCCTGGCCCAGCGTGCGGAAGCCTTAGGTTATTCGCGCATCTGGTACGCCGAGCACCACAACATGCCCACCATTACCTCGTCGGCCCCCGCGGTGCTTATCTCCCACATCGGGGCGCACACCTCGACCATCCGCCTGGGCGCAGGCGGGGTGATGCTGCCCAACCACTCCCCGTATACCGTCGCCGAGCAGTTTGGCATGCTCGCTGAGTTGTACCCGGGGCGCATTGATCTTGGGGTGGGCCGCGCCCCGGGCACGGACATGAACACGCTGGGGCGCGCCCTGCGCCGGGACCCGCGCGCGGCGGACCGTTTCCCCCAGGACGTCGCCGAGCTGGCAGGCTACCTGGGAGACTCCTCCCCCATTCCTGGCGTGCGCGCGGTTCCGGGCGCCGGCACTCATGTGCCCATCTACATCCTGGGCTCGTCTATGTTCGGTGCCACCCTGGCCGCCAAGCTTGGTCTGCCCTACTCCTTTGCCTCCCACTTCGCGCCCACGCATCTGCAAGCCGCAACCACGTATTACCGGGAACACTTCCAGCCCTCAGAAACGCTGTCCAAGCCCTACATCATCGCCGCGGTCAATGTCACCGCTGCGCAGACTCAGGCTGACGCCGTCGAGCAGTTTGAACAGGTCAAGCGCAACCGCGTGCGCTCACTGGCCACCCGGGGCGGCACCCCGATTGCCGATGACCAACTCGACGCCCTGGTCGATTCCCCCACCGGCCGCCAGATCACAGACATGCTGCGCTACACCGCACTGGGAACCGGGCAACAGGTCCGCGACTACCTCCAGCAGTTTGCGCACAATGCCCAGGCAGACGAGCTGATGATCTCCCTGCAAGCCCCCACCGGCGCACAAGCTGACACCGCCATGGACATCCTCGCCCAGTCCTGGGACATGGCCGGCTAGCTGCTGTGAGCGGGGGCGTTGCACTCCCCAAAAGATAAAGAACCCATAGCGCTTTAGCGGCGAGCCCCGCAAACTCAGGACAGTGCCCATGCCCGTTTCGTCCCAACCCCCGCAAAGCGGATAGCCCCCCCCACATTCTTAGTAATACGATAAAAAGTCAGCGGGAGTTGGGCGGACAAATCAGGTGCGATCAGCAGCATCCCAACCATTCTGGGCGAGTGGGACACCTCCAGTATCCCCACCTTAAAAATGGTTGATTCTGGCACCACACCAGCCCGCACTCCTTGAAATGGAATGAAGAATCGGCTATCTGCTCCGCCAGCACCAAGCGCAGTCGCGCTAGGCGAACACGACAGCGCTACACGGGTTGCATTTGGCAGTTGCCCCCAGCGCATGTACATCGCACCTTCAAGAACCCCCAAAAAAGGGTGCATTCTTGTTCACACCAAATAAGGTAGCTTGCCTACGAAACCCTAGAAAATGGGGAATTCAAGGGGAAACGGATCCTAGAGAAGCACCCTTGCCGTCGCGCGAAAGGCTAACAGCCTCTACGTGACTGGTGAATTGCCTGGGAACTCTCTCCTCATCTAAAGCTAGATCACGCCACAACCGAGACACACTAGCCCCCTCGCTCGCCGGCTCAGCAACGTCCAAGGCCACGCATGAAAGGCTATACACACCCCATTCAGATTCGTCAAATGGGCAATCTCCAAAGTCTCGCATATCCCTACGGAAGTCTTGCATCAAGACTTCGCGAGTAACCTGATCACTTCCCGCCCTAATTTCGTCAGACACATAGAGAACATCGGTAACCTTCCGAGCTTTCTCTACCCTTTTTAGATACTGGGCATGAAAGCCCTCAAGGTCCGATTCCCGCGCAAGGAAATAGGTAGTAAAAAGGAGGACATTATCTTTCATTCTAGACAGGCTCCCCATTTACAGTGAAGGCCCCGGAGTCCCTATACTTCGCCTGAGCATAGCAGTGTCTCTTGTGTACATCATTTCCAAACTTGCCTACATACGCATCAGCATCGGCCTTAGCCTTTTTAACATCCCTGGGATGGTTGCCATACACCAATCCTACAATGGGGTTTCCTGATGCGTTTTTTACTACTTGGCACTTCACCGTATACGTGCCACGTTCGTTTTTTACATCTGCAGCGAAAGCTGGCGCTACTCCGACACATACCAGCGGCAACGCAACGACGACGGAAGCTACTCTCCGGAAGAGGCTAGTCGTATCAATTGACATTGTTTGCACTGCTACCTTCCCGGTTTCACGATCACTCCACGTGACTTTTCCATGATAACCGGAGCTATCGTCTTGCTAACGCCGCTCCCACCGACGATCAAGCCAACACTCCATGGAAATCCTCGCCCAATCGTGAGACATGGCCGGCTAGCTGCTGTGAGCGGGGGCGTCGCATTGCTCAAAGGAAAAGGAATTGCGCCCGATCCAGCTTTGGTCCACGCTTACCCGGGCCCACTGCCCCGGCGCCATGCACTCGCTACTGGCCTGTCCGTGCCCAGACACGCTCGCGCGATGCCACTGCGTGTCATGTTTGTACCCAGCCCACGCGCGCCCGGCGTTGGCACCGTAGTCACGGGCTTGGCCGGGCTCAGCTTCAGAGGTGGCCGGCGTGTTGCCTATGACATGAGTAGCTAAGAGAGCCAACCACACGG
Above is a genomic segment from Corynebacterium uberis containing:
- a CDS encoding LLM class flavin-dependent oxidoreductase, which encodes MPGTADLPLSLIDFCTIYEGERPGDSMARSVRLAQRAEALGYSRIWYAEHHNMPTITSSAPAVLISHIGAHTSTIRLGAGGVMLPNHSPYTVAEQFGMLAELYPGRIDLGVGRAPGTDMNTLGRALRRDPRAADRFPQDVAELAGYLGDSSPIPGVRAVPGAGTHVPIYILGSSMFGATLAAKLGLPYSFASHFAPTHLQAATTYYREHFQPSETLSKPYIIAAVNVTAAQTQADAVEQFEQVKRNRVRSLATRGGTPIADDQLDALVDSPTGRQITDMLRYTALGTGQQVRDYLQQFAHNAQADELMISLQAPTGAQADTAMDILAQSWDMAG
- a CDS encoding lactococcin 972 family bacteriocin → MTVNPNSETASAAATAQPRKTARWVIIAVVAVLVAAAVWLALLATHVIGNTPATSEAEPGQARDYGANAGRAWAGYKHDTQWHRASVSGHGQASSECMAPGQWARVSVDQSWIGRNSFSFEQCDAPAHSS